The genomic interval TATTCAACTTAATCGCACAGAATTTCCATTTGTGTAAATTGCCAGCCCCTTAGCGATTTGTCCTTCCCCCGACGGATTTGTGTCCTCTTTATATTTATTTCATTCGTGTCCATTCATCCGGAACACTGATTCGTGCGAATTCGTGGATATATTTTGAACTTCATATTCCCATTCATCCCCAAAGCGCTACCCACATCTCACCACAAAGCCTTACTCTGGTAGAAATCCAGCAGTTTTGTCCTGAGGATATAATTGTACTTCATCGCCACCAGGTTCATCAGCACCCTGTCCAGGTTGTTCTTGGCAATGACATAATCCACCGTCGAAATGGCCCCGTCAGCATAACGCACCTCCGCAGCATAGAACGATTGCTCGAAATCTGAGGCTTGTGACACAAGAATTTTATAAGCAGCATAATCCGCATTCATATTCACGAAATCCTGCTCAATAGCCTGTCGCAGTAAGTTACGGGTTTGCTGAGCCTGCACGTTCAGCTGCTTTTCCGCCACTTTGGCCTGGTTCAGCCTGTTACGGACCTGCATTCCATTCAGCAAGGGAATCTGCAACCCCAGGCTAACAGCAGAATTGAAGTTATTGCCAAGCTGGGTCCCATATTGAATGGGAACAGAGTTGTAGGTAGATTGCGGCGTATAAACCGGGCTTTTTACATTATTCAGCCAAACATAGTCCGGGGTCTGGATATCGGTAGTATTCACAAACTCCTGGGTATTAGCCGTACTTGAATAATTGGTATAGAGTCCACCTGCTATATACAGGGTAGGAAGCATTTGTCCCCTGATGGCCTTAATATTTCTTGCGGCTCCGGCTACCTTGAGGTCGACGGACTTCACCATGGCCAGGTGTTGCAGGGCATTGTCATAAACTTCGCTGATCGAAGCGCTGTAGGGTTGCAGCTCAATTTCATCAGAAATAGGGGCAAAGGCCATATTCTCAGAATAGGGAATGTTCATGACTTGTGCCAGGGTGAGTTTGGCTGTTTCCAGGCTGCTT from Bacteroidales bacterium carries:
- a CDS encoding TolC family protein, which translates into the protein MKRIKALLLILSILTGGTLLFAQGTGSKEVFTLQQCVETAYKNNTDVKQAELLAESARLNYNQSKASMLPDLNAGISHSAYNGRSINPYTNSYINEQNNAASYQLSTSLVLWNGSSLHNYMKQYQLNYEAGKMDAQHAKDKITLSVILNYLYVLSNQEQLNIALSQAEASRKKVELLMVKNEQGAISPSDLYDMKGQLANDELAVVTTKSSLETAKLTLAQVMNIPYSENMAFAPISDEIELQPYSASISEVYDNALQHLAMVKSVDLKVAGAARNIKAIRGQMLPTLYIAGGLYTNYSSTANTQEFVNTTDIQTPDYVWLNNVKSPVYTPQSTYNSVPIQYGTQLGNNFNSAVSLGLQIPLLNGMQVRNRLNQAKVAEKQLNVQAQQTRNLLRQAIEQDFVNMNADYAAYKILVSQASDFEQSFYAAEVRYADGAISTVDYVIAKNNLDRVLMNLVAMKYNYILRTKLLDFYQSKALW